AAAAACAACAAGGGTAAAATTAAGATTAAAATTAATGGTCGAGTTCAAAATAAACATAGTGTTTACGAGTCATTTAAAATAATCCCTTTATCTTTACTTCAAAACGCATTGAAATATAGGAAAAGCAATGATGTTGAAGTTCATTTTGAAGAAAATGGCAAAGATTTAACTATGAATGTTATCTCTGTTGGTGATTTAATACCGAAAGACGAACTGCCTAGTTTATTTGATAGAGGTTTTAGATCAACATCGGCTTTAAGGAGTAGAATAGAAGGTAATGGTTTAGGTTTATATGTTGCCAGCATTGTTGCTAAAGCTCATGCTTTTGATTTGTCGGTAAAGAGTGAGATACTTGCAGGTAAAGGGCTTGCGAAAAATACCTTTACTGTTCGCATTAATTAATCCGGGAGTGCCATGACTTAAATGCCCTAAACAGCCGCGTCCCTGCGGCTGTATATAAGCTTATAAACTTCTAGAGGAAATTCTACAGATAGCTCTACAAACACCCACCCCAACTAAGACTTAACCTGAACTTCGATCTGTTCCTGTTCAGCGAATTGGGTATTGGTGGTTTTCACCAGATAATCCATCGACACTTCGTCACAGGCATTTTTCTTGGGGCAAATATCACAGTCCTTAATTACCTTCTCAGGCAAGCTGTCCATCGGAGTGTGGGCAAACCCTAACTTTTCGAAGAACTTGGGCGCACGAGTCAACACGATCACGCGCTGTAGTTCAATGTGCCTGGCTTGCTCCAATAAATACTGCACCATCGCCTTACCCTGACCATGGCCTTGGGCTTCTTTTAACACACCCACTGAACGCACTTCCGCCAGTCCGGTTTGATAAATATACAAACAAGCGCAGCCAATCACTTTGCCATCCAGCTCGGCGACTACAAAGTTCTGAATATCATGCACGATGCTATAGCGTGTTCTGGGCAGCGTTTCGCCTTTTTCAGACCAGTAGTTAACGATATGCTCAATCGCTTCCACGTCGGTCATTTTTGCGCGACGTACCGACATTACAGCCGCTTTTTGCGCGTTCAGACGTTGCTGAACCTGCCCCAACGCCAGGTTAATTTGCTCAACCGCAGGGCTGCCGGTAACGTGGCTGGCAACTAAATCATCACTGCTTTTTTTGATGCTTTGCAGTGCCTTTTCAACTTGCTCACGTGACGTTCCGCCCACAACTTGACGTTTATCCAAACAGGATTCAATCGTCAAATGTTGGTAGACATCTTGAGTGATCTTGTCGCTAAATGTCTGCAATTCAGCCAAAGTGAAATCTTCCAGCGCCTTGCCTTCTGCTATCGCAGCCAATACCACTTCACCCACAATATGGTGAGCTTCACGGAATGGAATATCCTTGTTGACCAGATAATCCGCCAATTCAGTGGCGTTAGCGTAACCTTGCTGTGCTGCTGATAAAGTTGCTGCGCTGTTTACCTTCAAGCCTTCTGTTACCAACACCGCCATTTGCAGGCAGGCTTCCCAGGTATCCAGTGCGTCAAACAAGCCTTCCTTATCTTCCTGCATGTCTTTGTTGTAGGCCAAAGGCAATGCCTTCATGGTCATCAACATGCCACTCAACGAACCGCATACACGGCCGGCTTTACCACGGATCAGCTCAAGCGCATCCGGGTTTTTCTTTTGCGGCATTAACGACGAACCCGACGTAACCAAATCGCTCAATTCAATAAACCCGGCTTCGCCTGTATTGTAGAAGATCAGATCTTCTGCAAAACGAGACAAATGCATCATGCTGATGCTGGCAGTAGAGATAAATTCAATCACATGATCTCTATCCGATACCGCATCCAGGCTGTTCAAGGTTGGGCGTCTAAAACCCAGATCCTGAGCCAGAGCATGTCGGTCAATCGGATAAGCTGTACCCGCAAGCGCACCAGAACCTAGAGGTGATGTGTCGGCGCGATAAAGCGCGTCTTGCATACGGCTGATATCACGGTCGAACATTTCGACATAGGCCAAACACCAATGCCCAAAAGTCACAGGCTGAGCTCTTTGCAAGTGGGTGTAACCCGGCAGAACCGTAGCACGTTCTCTGTTCGCCAGATCCAGCATGGCTTGTTGCAAGTTAACCAGAGCCTGCAACAACTCTCCGCCTCTAGCTTTACACCATAATTTCAGATCCGTCGCGACCTGATCATTACGGCTTCTGCCAGTATGTAACTTCTTGCCCAAGTCACCACATTTAGCGATGAGCTTGCCTTCCACCCAGCTATGGATGTCTTCGGCGCTCATTTCACCTTCTGGCACTTCCAGCACACAGGCAGGGTTTTCCTGCACTGTTTGCAATAGTTCATTGAGCGCTTTTTCCAGATCCTGTTGCTCTTTAGCACTCAACACGCCTACTTGCAGTAATGCGCGTGACCACGAGATAGACCCCTCTATGTCTTGCGTGGCTAAACGATAATCCACGGGTAAGGAATCATTAAATGATTTGAATAATTCGCTAGGTTGTTCTTTAAACCGTCCGCCCCACAAAGCCATGGTGGTCTTCCTCTTTTCTCTTATCTCGTTAGCTATTTATTGGTGAACGCTCTAATTCTGCTGCTCAAGCTGTACAGGCGAATAAAACCTTCTGCATGTTTTTGGTCGTATACGTCGTCAGCCCCAAAAGTAGCGTAATCTTCTGAGTACAAGCTGTTTGGTGAACGACGTTGAATAACCGTAGCATTGCCTTTGTACAATTTCACAACGATATCGCCTGTGATTTGCTGAGCAAAGGTTTTACTCGCCGCCAACAACGATTCAGCCAATGGAGTGAACCAGCGACCGTCGTACAATACGTGAGAAAACTCTAACGCCACTTGCTCTCTGAATTTCAGAGACGCTTTATCCAAAACCAGTGTTTCCAACGCTTTGTACGCTTTCATCAACACTGTGCCTCCAGGCGTTTCATAACAACCTCTGGATTTCATACCCACCAAGCGGTTTTCAACGATATCGACACGACCCACGCCATGAGCAGCGGCAATGGTATTTAGCTTAACCAATGCCTGATACGGGCTGAATGATTCACCATTAACCGCGGTTAAAATACCTTGTTCAAAACTTAAGGTAACGCTTTCTGATTTGTTTGGCGCATCTTCCGGATCTACGGTCATCGTCCAAACCTGCTTGCTTGGCTCACACCAAGGGTCTTCCAACTCACCACCTTCGTGGGAAATGTGCCAAGCGTTCGCGTCACGGCTGTAGATCTTGGTCGCAGAAGCCGATGTTGGTACGTTCTTCTCAGCCAAATACGCTAGCAAGTCTTCTCTTGAAGACATATCCCATTCACGCCAAGGAGCAATAACTTGCAGCTCCGGAGCCAAAGCAGCGAATGCACCTTCAAAGCGCACCTGATCGTTACCTTTACCGGTACAACCGTGCGACAACGCATCGGCGCCAACTTTCTTTGCCACTTCAACGTGAGCCTTGGCGAT
Above is a window of Paraneptunicella aestuarii DNA encoding:
- the argH gene encoding argininosuccinate lyase yields the protein MALWGGRFKEQPSELFKSFNDSLPVDYRLATQDIEGSISWSRALLQVGVLSAKEQQDLEKALNELLQTVQENPACVLEVPEGEMSAEDIHSWVEGKLIAKCGDLGKKLHTGRSRNDQVATDLKLWCKARGGELLQALVNLQQAMLDLANRERATVLPGYTHLQRAQPVTFGHWCLAYVEMFDRDISRMQDALYRADTSPLGSGALAGTAYPIDRHALAQDLGFRRPTLNSLDAVSDRDHVIEFISTASISMMHLSRFAEDLIFYNTGEAGFIELSDLVTSGSSLMPQKKNPDALELIRGKAGRVCGSLSGMLMTMKALPLAYNKDMQEDKEGLFDALDTWEACLQMAVLVTEGLKVNSAATLSAAQQGYANATELADYLVNKDIPFREAHHIVGEVVLAAIAEGKALEDFTLAELQTFSDKITQDVYQHLTIESCLDKRQVVGGTSREQVEKALQSIKKSSDDLVASHVTGSPAVEQINLALGQVQQRLNAQKAAVMSVRRAKMTDVEAIEHIVNYWSEKGETLPRTRYSIVHDIQNFVVAELDGKVIGCACLYIYQTGLAEVRSVGVLKEAQGHGQGKAMVQYLLEQARHIELQRVIVLTRAPKFFEKLGFAHTPMDSLPEKVIKDCDICPKKNACDEVSMDYLVKTTNTQFAEQEQIEVQVKS
- a CDS encoding argininosuccinate synthase; amino-acid sequence: MAIAKPKKVNKVVLAYSGGLDTSAIIPWLKDNYDCEVIAFAADVGQGDEELEGLHDKAIRSGASECYIADLKEEFVSEYIFPTVQTGAVYEGEYLLGTSMARPVIAKAHVEVAKKVGADALSHGCTGKGNDQVRFEGAFAALAPELQVIAPWREWDMSSREDLLAYLAEKNVPTSASATKIYSRDANAWHISHEGGELEDPWCEPSKQVWTMTVDPEDAPNKSESVTLSFEQGILTAVNGESFSPYQALVKLNTIAAAHGVGRVDIVENRLVGMKSRGCYETPGGTVLMKAYKALETLVLDKASLKFREQVALEFSHVLYDGRWFTPLAESLLAASKTFAQQITGDIVVKLYKGNATVIQRRSPNSLYSEDYATFGADDVYDQKHAEGFIRLYSLSSRIRAFTNK